The genomic region CTCTTTTCTAACCCTGGAAAATCTTGTTGCCGTAATGCTTCAAAAATGACCAATGCTGCACAGTTGGATAAATTCAAAGCCCGAATGTGATCTGACATTGGAATGCGGAGACACTGATCTTCATTTTCACGCATAAACGTTTCTGGGAGGCCAGTTGTTTCCTTACCAAACATAAAGTAATGATCAACACTTGTATCCGTCACATCCTGATCAGAATAAGCTTGCTTGGCAAACTTCGTGATCAAATAGAGGTGTTTACGATCCGGAACCGTTTCTAAAAAGGCATCCAAGTTCTTGTGGTAATTAATCTTCACTTGGTCCCAATAATCTAGACCAGCCCGTTTTAAATGTTTGTCGTCAGTTTCAAAGCCTAATGGTTCGATTAAATCTAAAACAGTATCCGTCCCGGCACATGTCCGGGCGATGTTGCCAGTATTAGCTGGAATAAGTGGTTCGTATAAAACAATATGATTAGTCACAATCTAACTTCCTTCAATAAAGATTCAGTAGCTTAATTATACACGATTTAATGGTAAAGCTCTACTGGTGCTTTCCATATAAAAAAACGTAGTCCCTCGGTTATTCACGGCGAGAAACTACGTTAGTGTCATTTCATCACTAGCTTTTATCAAAAAGTATTCTGATAAAAGTTAGGGAAAAAATTCCTTGTGGTTATTATAACGCCCTTATTTCTGACTTGCAATCAGATTTCTTAAAATTACTTTAATTTCTCATTGTTTTCCCACCAAAACCGTGACATCCAATGATATCTCTGGTAATGCCGCCAACGTAATCGCTTGTAATTGCGCCTCTGT from Latilactobacillus sakei subsp. sakei DSM 20017 = JCM 1157 harbors:
- the trmL gene encoding tRNA (uridine(34)/cytosine(34)/5-carboxymethylaminomethyluridine(34)-2'-O)-methyltransferase TrmL, which gives rise to MTNHIVLYEPLIPANTGNIARTCAGTDTVLDLIEPLGFETDDKHLKRAGLDYWDQVKINYHKNLDAFLETVPDRKHLYLITKFAKQAYSDQDVTDTSVDHYFMFGKETTGLPETFMRENEDQCLRIPMSDHIRALNLSNCAALVIFEALRQQDFPGLEKSHLYDHDKLK